From Juglans regia cultivar Chandler chromosome 6, Walnut 2.0, whole genome shotgun sequence, the proteins below share one genomic window:
- the LOC108979660 gene encoding uncharacterized mitochondrial protein AtMg00820-like: protein MLHIKTPPSSPEHHSPPITPSGSSPCAICIDPVDESLQATDFFAGPSSPHPTPSSPPVESATNPHITDLTPTPAFPLDSHPMLTRAKADIFKSLHSANISILGSFGLLSALLVSIEPKGLKSAAKNPDWLMAMDDEVHALQNNHTWILVPRPSNTNIVGSKWVFQTKYLFDRSVEHLKARLVAKCYIQST from the coding sequence ATGCTCCATATCAAAACACCTCCCTCTTCTCCAGAGCACCATTCCCCACCCATTACTCCATCCGGATCTAGCCCGTGTGCTATTTGTATTGACCCAGTGGATGAGTCTTTGCAGGCTACTGACTTTTTTGCAGGTCCTTCTTCGCCACACCCAACCCCGAGCTCGCCTCCTGTTGAGTCTGCCACCAACCCTCACATTACAGATCTCACTCCCACTCCAGCATTCCCGTTGGATTCTCACCCTATGCTCACACGAGCTAAAGctgatatttttaaatctcttcATTCGgcaaatattagtattttggGATCCTTTGGTCTTCTTTCTGCTTTGCTTGTATCTATTGAACCTAAAGGACTCAAATCTGCTGCTAAAAATCCTGATTGGCTTATGGCTATGGATGACGAAGTTCATGCCTTGCAAAATAACCACACCTGGATTTTGGTTCCGCGACCCTCTAACACAAACATTGTGGGTTCCAAATGGGTGTTTCAGACCAAATATTTGTTTGATAGATCCGTTGAGCATCTCAAAGCTCGCCTTGTTGCAAAATGCTATATTCAGAGTACCTAG